One genomic window of Phycisphaerales bacterium includes the following:
- a CDS encoding TerC family protein — MPDALTSLFSTALPALDALAPVLSMLADDPVAPASSTPENVAFFSAAGLIALLTLTTLEVVLGIDNVVFIAILANRLPKEQQARARTVGLILAMVMRLILLALAFLIIQLNEPFYTIPWIEIELSGKSLILLGGGLFLIAKATMELHHMVEEGGANKDDPSARPGIKKQAAATFGSVLVQVLLLDLVFSLDSVITAVGMTSNYAIMATAVIIAIGVMIAFAGPIARFVQKHPTMKTLALAFLVLIGVLLVAEGAGQHLPRGYIYFAMAFALIVEIINMKAGHRKAKKNLPEAAQEPQMPA; from the coding sequence ATGCCCGACGCCCTGACTTCCCTCTTCTCGACCGCGCTGCCGGCCCTGGATGCCCTCGCCCCCGTGCTGTCGATGCTGGCCGACGACCCGGTCGCGCCCGCCTCCTCCACGCCCGAGAACGTCGCCTTCTTCAGCGCCGCCGGGCTCATCGCGCTGCTCACGCTGACGACGCTCGAGGTCGTGCTGGGCATCGACAACGTGGTCTTCATCGCCATCCTGGCCAACCGCCTGCCCAAGGAGCAGCAGGCCAGGGCCCGCACCGTGGGCCTGATCCTGGCGATGGTCATGCGGCTGATCCTCTTGGCCCTCGCGTTCCTGATCATCCAGCTCAACGAGCCCTTCTACACAATCCCCTGGATCGAGATCGAGCTGTCGGGCAAGAGCCTGATCCTGCTGGGTGGCGGGCTGTTCCTGATCGCCAAGGCGACGATGGAGCTGCACCACATGGTCGAGGAGGGCGGGGCGAACAAGGACGACCCCAGCGCCCGGCCGGGCATCAAGAAGCAGGCGGCGGCGACGTTCGGCAGCGTGCTGGTGCAGGTGCTGCTGCTGGACCTGGTGTTCTCGCTGGACTCGGTCATCACCGCCGTGGGCATGACCAGCAACTACGCCATCATGGCCACGGCGGTCATCATCGCCATCGGCGTCATGATCGCCTTCGCCGGGCCGATCGCCCGCTTCGTGCAGAAGCACCCGACGATGAAGACGCTCGCGCTGGCCTTCCTGGTGCTGATCGGCGTCCTGCTCGTCGCCGAGGGCGCGGGCCAGCACCTGCCCCGCGGCTACATCTACTTCGCGATGGCCTTCGCGCTGATCGTCGAGATCATCAACATGAAGGCCGGGCACCGCAAGGCGAAGAAGAACCTGCCCGAGGCGGCGCAGGAGCCCCAGATGCCGGCGTAG